One Synechocystis sp. LKSZ1 genomic window, GCCTTGCGCTCCCATGGTTCGGTGCCGATTTCCATCGATACGACGCGGGCGGCCGTTGCTGAGGCGGCGGTGATGGCCGGGGCCAACTGGGTGAATGATGTTTCGGGGGGGACTTTTGATCCAGCGATGTTGGCCACGGTGGCTCGACTCCAGGTGCCGCTGGTCTTAATGCATCTGCGGGGAACCCCCCAAACCATGCAACAGTTGACGGACTACGACGACTTGGTCAGCGAGATCAAACAGGCCCTGCTCCAGCAGGTACAACAGGCCCTGGCCCTGGGAATTCGGCCCGAAAACTTGATTCTCGACCCAGGCCTGGGCTTTGCTAAGACAGCAGCACAAAATATTACCCTACTCAAGCATCTTCCGGAACTGCGAGACCTGGGCTTTCCCCTTTTGGTTGGCCCTTCTCGGAAAAGTTTTATTGGCAAACTGCTGGAACAGCCCGATCCTCAACAACGCCACTGGGGAACGGCTGCGGCCTGTTGTCGGGCCATTGCTGGGGGCGCGGATATCCTCCGAGTTCATGATGTGGCGGAAATGGTACAGGTCTGTCGGGTCGCCGATGCTCTATGGCGAGATTAGTTAAGACTGTCAGGGCCTTCTGCAGAGGAAGATTGTACCTGCATCACCACCAAGGTCATATCGTCCTGGCGATTGCTCTTGGGGCCTGCAAAAT contains:
- the folP gene encoding dihydropteroate synthase, which codes for MTSVLFPWGQRTYVMGILNTTPDSFSDGGQFNTLESALKQAQVMVQAGADMIDIGGQSTRPGAATISLAEELDRTIPVIQALRSHGSVPISIDTTRAAVAEAAVMAGANWVNDVSGGTFDPAMLATVARLQVPLVLMHLRGTPQTMQQLTDYDDLVSEIKQALLQQVQQALALGIRPENLILDPGLGFAKTAAQNITLLKHLPELRDLGFPLLVGPSRKSFIGKLLEQPDPQQRHWGTAAACCRAIAGGADILRVHDVAEMVQVCRVADALWRD